The genomic DNA TCGACCGCCACGCGATCGGCGATCGCCTTGTCGGCGCCGTCAGCCATGGCCACGTGCACCACCACGTCGTGACGGGCGGCCTCCGCTGCGTACGTGCCGGAGACGCCGATGTCGCCCTGCCTCACGCGCGCGCCAAGGGCCTCGAGCCCGCCTCGCTTGTGCGGGCTCCTGAGCAGCGCCGTGACCTCATGGCCGGCGCGCAGCAGAGCCTTCGCAACGGCGCCGCCGATGAAGCCCGTCGCCCCGGTCAGAAAGACCCTCATCCATGTCCTCCATGGCGCCCGGCGGTTTTGACAGCCGTCGTGCTCGGACTTACCAGAACATCCCCCCGGATCCCCGTATCGTCGAAAGGAGGCACCGTGGACATCGTGGTTCCGGTCGGCCGCGTCCTGTTCGCATCGATGTTCGTCCTCGCCGGTATGAACCACTTCGTCAGCCACGCGGAGGTGACCCGCGATGCGCGCAGCAAGGGCGTGCCCGCCGCGGGTGTCATGATCGCGCTAACGGGGCTCATGCTGCTCGCCGGCGGCTGGAGCGTGTTGCTCGGCTACCGCGTGGACATCGGCGGCTGGATACTGGTCGCATTCCTGGTCCCGACCTCGTTCGTCATGCACGCCTTCTGGCAGGAGACGGATCCGGCTCGGATGGAGATCGAGCGGGCTCATTTCCTGAAGAACCTGTCCATGACCGGCGCCGCGCTGCTGCTCACCCATTTCGGGAGCGGACCCTACGGCATCGGCTGAGCGCCGCCCGCCGCCGGTCAGGATACGCGCGCGATCAGGTATACGATGCCGAACGCCGACATCGCGATGATTCCCACCCAGGCCAACGCGACCAGGCCCTTCCCGGGACGGTGGCGCTCGGGAACTTCCCGGCCCCGGATGACCCGCAGGTTCAGGTAACCGAGCACGGGAGCGGTCAGAAACGACACGATCGTGGCGAAGTCCGCCATGGTCGTGAGGGAGCCCGCGAACAGCGTGAGCACGATGGTCACGGCGACGCCCAGGCACGCGAGCGAGATCCAGTACCCGCGGCCGCCCCCGGCCTCCTCCGGGCTGGGCGGGCCGGCGGATTCGGCCGGCGCCGGAGGCACACCCTCGCGCAGCACGCGGATAGTCCTTTCCAGCGCGCGGGGGAAGCCGTCGATGACGGTCAGCGAAGTCGACAGCATGGTGGTCAGGACGGCGACCATGACGAAGGGCCTGGTCCACGCGCCGAGGGTGGCCTCGTACAGGTCGATCAACTGCAGCGAAAACTCGCCGCCCTGAGGGCTGAAGGCGGCTTCCGAGCCGAACATCACCGCCGCGCCGAGGATGACGAACGCGAACGCGAGCACGCCGGTGCCTATGTAGCCGACCAGGAAATCCGCCCGCGCCGCCTCTACGCTCGTCACGAAGCCGGTGCTGCGATCCTTCGCCAGGGTCCACAGCGAGCTCCACACAGACAGGTCTATGGCGGTCGGCATCCAGCCCGCCAGCGCGAGCAGAAACGCGAACGAAACACCCGCGTCGCCCCCGATCTCGGGAATGAGAGACAGCGTGGACACGTCCACACGCGGCAGCGCCACCGCGGCGGCCACCAGCGTGGAAGCGGCGAGCGCCGCGAGGATCAGCTTGAGGGCGGCGTCCAGCAGTCGATACCTGCCGACCGCCAGCAACGCGGCGCACGCTACGTACAGCGCGCCCGCCACCGCGGCGATGGGCCAGGTCAGGCCGAGCGTGACCCGTAGCAGGAAGGCGGTGAGCAGGATCACCGCCGCGTCCACCACCACCGAAGACACGAGCGTGATGGCCAGGTACAGCCACAGAGCCCAGCGGCCGATGCGCGCGTAGCCTTCGACCAGGCTCTGGCGGGTGGCCGCCGCGTAGCGTGGCGCGAACTCGAAGAACGGGTACTTCAGGACGAGCGCGGCCAGGATGACCCCAGCCAGCGCCAGCCCCGCCGACGCCCCCGCGCGGGTGGACTGGACCAGGTGGGAGACGCCGATCGCGGCGCCCGCCCACAACAGCCCCGGCCCCAGCGAGCGCATGAGCTCGTGGCCCGTCAGCCGGGGTTTGCCGGACGTCGTGGGTGCGTGCATGACCGGGCACGATGTGGCGGACCGGCGTGCTTCGCCACCTTCGGGTGGCCGCTGTGGCCTCGCGCGCGCGAGCGGTGCTATGCTTGGCGGTCGAGTAACGTGCAATCCAACGCAGGAAATGCGGTCATGAAGCTAGCTCCCATCGCGCGCGGGGCCATCACATGCGCGCTGTTCACAGCAACCCCGCCCGCCCTCGGCGCGCAGACGGGTCAGTCCGACCTGATGTCCGAGTATCGAGCGGTCGCCGATAGCCTGATCGACGCTGCGCTCGCGGACTCCGCCGCATGGAACCGCCTGGCGCATATGGTCGACCGGTTCGGACACCGTCTCAGCGGATCCGAAAGCCTGGAGCGCGCGCTCGACTGGATCCTGGAGGAAATGGCCGGTGACGGCCTGGAGAACGTGCGCGCGCAGCCGGTCGTGGTGCCGCACTGGGTGCGCAACGCGGAGTCCCTCGCGCTGGTGGAGCCGCGCGCCGCGGACCTGCCGATGCTGGGGCTGGGCGGGAGCGTGGGAACGCCCGCCGGGGGCATCACCGCCGAGGTGCTGGTGGTTGCGTCCTTCGACGAGCTGACGGAGCGCGCGGACGACGCGCGCGGACGCATCGTGCTGTACGACGTGCCGTTCACGACCTACGGCGAGACGGTGCAGTATCGCCTCAACGGCGCGATCGAAGCGGCGCGGGTCGGCGCCGTCGCCAGCCTGATCCGGTCGGTGACGCCGTACTCGATGCGGACGCCGCACACTGGCACGATGCGCTACGAGGACGGCGTGCCCCGCATCCCGCACGCCGCCATAACGGTCGAGGACGCGCTGAGGCTCAGGCGGCTCGCCGAGCGCGGAAGCCCCCCCGTAGTCCACCTGGAAATGGGCGCCGAGACACTCCCCGACGCCCAGTCGCGCAACGTCATGGCGGAGATCGTGGGCCGCGAGAAACCGGATGAGGTCGTGGTCATCGGCGGCCACATTGACTCCTGGGACGTGGGCGATGGGGCGATGGACGACGGCGGCGGGTCGGTCGTCGCGTGGGAGGCCGTGCGGCTCATGAAAGCGCTCGGGCTACGGCCCCGCAGGACCGTTCGAGTGGTCCTGTGGACCAACGAAGAGAATGGCCTGGGGGGCGCCCGGGCATACGCCCTGGGGCACGCGGATGAGATCGACCGAACGGTCCTGGCGATCGAATCGGACGCCGGAGTGTTTCGGCCCGTCGGCTTCGGCTTCACCGGCTCCGACGAGGCCTTCGACCTCGTGCGGGGCGTCGGCGAGCTGCTGGAGGGTATCGCGGCGGGCGAGGTGACGCGGGGCGGGGGAGGAGCGGACATCGGGCTTCTCATGCGAGGCGGCGTGCCCGGGATGGGCCTGCGCGTGGACCGCTCGCGGTATTTCTGGTACCACCACAGCGCGGCTGACACGTTGGACAAGCTCGACCCCGAGGAGGTGGCCCTGTGCGTCGCCGCGATGGCCGTCATGGCCTACGTGGTGGCCGACCTGCCGGAGGCGCTTCCGCGCGCCGAACCGGAGGAGGCCCGATGAGCGACTCTGGCGCATCGGGTTCGATGGACCGGCTCATGGAGGCCTGGCAGGGAGAGGCGGTCGTCAGCCGCTTCGACAGGCCGACCGGCACGTGGATCTTCATAGCGGTGCACGACACCAGCCTTGGCCCGGCGGTGGGCGGCTGCCGCATGCGCGCGTACCCCGCCCCGCACCATGGCCTGCGCGACGCCATGCGCCTCGCCGAGGGGATGACCTACAAGTGGGCCGGCATCGGCTTTCCGTTCGGGGGCGGCAAGTCCGTGCTCGCGGTTTCCAGGATCCTCCGGGGGCCGGAGCGCGAGGGCCTGCTACGCCGCTTCGGCGGGTTGCTCAACGTCCTGCGGGGCGGCTACGTGGCCGGCGAGGATCTCGGCACGACCCCCGAGGACATGTCGATTCTCGCCGAGGAAACTCAACACGTGCACGCGCGTCCGGGCGAGCTGCTGGACCCCGGTCCGTACACCGCCCTCGGGGTCTTCGCCGGGATCGAGTCGACGGTCACGCACACCGGTGCCAACGCGGGGGTGATCGAGGGCCTGCGGGTCCTGGTGCAGGGGGTCGGCGACGTGGGCGTCCCGTTGGCGCGCATGCTCGCCGAGCGCGGAGCCAAAGTCCTGCTGTGCGACCTGGATGAGGCGCGAGCGAGCAGCCTGGCCGGCGAAATCGGAGGCGAGGTCGTCGTCGCCGAGGAGGCCTACGGTCGCGAGTGCGACGTGTACGCCCCGTGCGCGGTCGGCGCGACGCTCAATCCCGGTACGGTGGAAGAGTTGGCGTGCGCCATCGTCGCCGGGTCGGCGAACAACCAACTGGACAGCCCGCGCGTAGCGGACAGGTTGGCCGAAAGAGGCATCGTGTACGTGCCGGACTACATCGTGAACGCCGGCGGCGCCACGGCGCTTCCCCTGGTGGCCGAAGGCGCCACCGAAGAGCGCATTCGCGAGCGCGTGCTCCAGGTGGGCGCCACCGTGTCCGACATACTTCGCCGCGCGCAGCAGAGCGGCGCCACGCCCGCGGAAGCGGCCGACGAGCGCGTCAGGGAGACGCTCGCCCGCGCGGCCCGGGGGGAGTTGCAACTCACAGTATCTTGATGACCAGCCAGTCCCAGACGAGACACCCCAGAGGAGGCGATTGATGTCCTATCCGTTCGAGCTGCCCGATCTCCCCTACGCGCACGACGCGCTGGAGCCGCACATCGATGCGCGCACCATGGAAATCCATCACGGCAAGCACCACGCGGGCTACACGGCCAAGCTGAACGCGGCTCTCGAAGCCCACCCGGACCTGCACGATCGACCCATCGAGGATCTGCTACGCGGCATCGAGTCCCTGCCCGGGTCCGTCCGGGGCGGCGTGCGCAACAACGGCGGCGGGTTCGCGAACCACGCGCTGTTCTGGAGCATCATGTCGCCCGGCGGCGGGGGCGAGCCCGGTGGCGGGCTCGCCGAAGCGCTTGCCGGCGCCTTCGGTTCGTTCGACGCCTTCAAGGACGAGTTCTCCGCGGCGGCAGGCGGCCGCTTCGGGAGCGGCTGGGCGTGGCTCGTCGTGAACGACGGGGGAGGGGCGGAGGTGTATTCCACGGCGAACCAGGATAGCCCCTACATGAAGGGGCACACGCCCATCCTGGGCCTGGATGTCTGGGAGCACGCCTACTACCTGCACTATCAGAACCGGCGTCCCGACTACGTGCAGGCCTGGTGGCAGACGGTCGACTGGTCCGCTGTCTCGCGCAACTGGGAGGCGACGCGCGGTTGAGCGGCACCCGGTCCCGGTAGCGGCGTTGGCGGGGTCGGCCGATCGGTCGGCCCCGCGGCGCCTCCGGAACAGACTCCGGGCCGCCGGTGAATCACCACCCATGTCTTCCGCGTCAGCGCCGATTGGGTGGGTCACCGCCCTCCTGCTGGTCGTCGCCTGCGCTCCCGCGGGGCCGCGCCGCAACGCGACCCTGCCCGCGAGCCCGGCCGGCCCGACCTCCGCGCTCCCAGCGCGGGACCACGCGCCGGACGCCGAAGATACCGAGGCGGCCGAAGCGACTCGTCCGGCGGTCGATCCAATGGTCGAGAGCATGATCGACCTCGTGAACGGGCACCGCCGGACGGTGGGCTGCGGCGAGTTGAGGTGGGACCAGGACCTTGCGGGAGTTGCACTGAAGCACAGCGAGACCATGCGCGATGAGGGCTTCTTCGACCACGTGGACTCGCGCGGACACGACGCGTTCGATCGCGTTCGCCGGGCCAACATCGCTGGCTGGACGATCGTGGCCGAGAATCTCGCTCTCACGCAGCGGCCACCGGAACACGTGCTCCGCATGTGGCTGGACAGCCCCGGCCACCGGGAGAACCTGGAACGCTGCACGCTGCGTCGGCACGGCATCGGCCGCGCCGACGGTTTCTGGACGCACGTCTTCACCGGCTGAGCGCTTGACGCTCGACGGTGGAGCCCGGTAGCCTCCCGGCTCCGACTCACCCTGACCGCGCCCCCCGAACGGCGACCCCGATGACAGATCTGGGCTGGATTTCGCTGCTGCCGCCGCTGCTCGCGATCGCGCTCGCGATAGCGAGTCGTCAGGTGTATTTGTCGCTCGCGGCCGGCATCTGGCTGGGGGGGGCGATCCTGGAGGGTTGGCACCCGTTCGCGGGGCTGGCGCGGGCGGTCGACATGACGGTCGCCGTGTTGGCGGACGCGGGGAGCGCCCGCGCGATCCTGTTCACGCTGGTCATCGGGTCGTTGATCGCGACCGTGGAGAGCGCCGGCGGCGTGCGCGGGTTCGTGAACGAGATCGAACGCCGGTCGCTGGTGACCAACGCCCGGCGGGCGCAACTGCTGCCCTACATCCTCGGCATCCTGATCTTCATCGAGTCCAACATTACGGTCCTGGTGGCCGGCGCCATCGGGCGCCCGCTGTTCGACCGCTTCCGGGTGTCGCGCGAGAAGCTCGCCTACATAATCGATTCCACCTCCGCGGCCGTGTGCATCATGATCCCGCTGAACGCCTGGGGAGCGTACGTGCTTGGGCTGCTGGGCGGGCTCGGGGTCGCCAACCCGCTGGTCACGTTCGGGCGCTCGATGCCGTACAACTTCTACGCCATCGGCGCCATCGTGCTGACCGGTATCGTGGTGTCCACCGGTTGGAACATCGGGCCCATGCGGCGGGCGGAGGAGCGCTCTCGCGAAGGCAGGGTGCTTTCCGAGGGAGCCTCGCCGATGGTGGATCCGGACGTCATCTCGCCGGAGCCGGACGCGGGCATCGAACCCAGGGCGCGCAACATGATCCTGCCGATCCTGGCGATGGTGGCGATGATGCCGGTGGGGCTCTACGTGACCGGAGGCGGTGACGTGCGCGCGGGGTCCGGCTCGACGAGCGTCCTGTGGGCGGTGCTGTTCGGGCTGGCGGTCTCCTGGGCGCTTCTGCTGGGGCAGCGCGCGATGCGCATCGACCGTCTCACGCAGATCGCCATCAAGGGCGCCGGCGGGCTGATTCCCATGGCGGTCGTGCTGCTTCTCGCGCTCTCGCTGGCGGACGTGGCGGAGGCTCTCGGCACGGGCGCCTACGTCGCGCAGGTGGTGACCGGGCGGCTCGCCCCCGCGGCGCTGCTGCCGCTCATCTTCGTGGTCGCCGGCTTCACGGCGTTCTCTACGGGCACAAGCTGGGGCACGTTCGCCATCATGATGCCGATCGCCGTGCCCACGGCGGTCACGCTCGGCCTGCCGGTCGCGCCCTTCGTGGCCGCGTCGCTATCGGGCGGAATCTTCGGCGATCACTCCTCCCCCATCAGCGACACGACCATCATCAGCTCGATGGCGTCCGCGACCGACCACGTGGATCACGTGCGCACGCAACTGCCCTACGCGCTGATCGCGGGCGGGGTGGCCGCCGCCGCGTTCGCGATCGCGGGAGCGACCATGTAGCGGACCGCCGTTCAGGTCGTGGGGGGCTCCAGCACGTTGTTGGACCGGTCGACATCGGGCCACGCCATGGAGGGCGACGCCTCTACCCGCGTGGGCGGCGCGCCGGGCTCCAGTAGCAGGGTGGCGGTGCGGTGTCCGAGCAGCCAGCGCTCCACGGGGACCATCAACTCCACGGTGGAGCCGTCCGCGCGCGTGACCGAAACGGGCACCGGCAGCGGCGCGTCACCGAGGTCGCGAATGGTGATCCTCGCCGAGCCGTCCTCGAACACGCTCATGCCGTCCACGGAGTGGTCCACCGTCCAGGTCTCATCGTAGAAGCTACCCCAGAACCAGCTCAGGTCGCGTCCCGTCACGTCCTCCATCGTGCGGAAGAAGTCCCACGGATAGGGGTGTTTGAATCGCCAGCGCGCGTGGAATTCCCTGTATGCGGCCTCGAACCGTTCGTCGCCGAGCACGCCGCGAAGCAGAGCCAGGAGGGTCGCCGGCTTGCGGTACGAAGCGATCACGAAGCCCGGCCCCGGCACGTGGTAGTCGGACCGCGTCATCATGGACCCCTCGGCCCCCGCTCGGGCGCCGTCGATGTAGGAATCGCGGTCGGGCTGGTCGTGGTCGACGCCCGGGTAGAACTCCTTGCGGGACTGGTTCTCCAGGAAGCTGGTCATGCCCTCGTCGATCCACGAAAAGCGCCGCTCGTCGTTGGCCAGCAGCATCGGCACCCACATGTGCGCGATTTCGTGGGACGTGACGTAGTAGAGAGCGCTGTCGCCCGCCTGGTTGTAGTCGCCGATGAGGGTCATCATGGGAAACTCCATGCCGCCGCCGATGATGCCCGCGCCCTCCACGACCGACATGTGCGACCACGGATACGGCTGCCCCGTGAACCGCGAGTGGAAGGCCACGGCGTGCTGCGCGTAGCGCCACACGTTGGCCCAGCGCGGCGCCGCCTCGCGCCAGATCGCGTCCACCCGCGCCCAGTCCTCCGCGCCGTCGCCGTCCCGGTCTCCCACCGAGGATCGGGCGGCGTCCCAGTTGGACGCGCGCGTGGCGCTGAACGCGATGTCTCGGACGGAGTCGGCGCGAAAGCTCCAGGTGAGCCAGCCGTCCGCGGAGGTGAGCGTGGCCGATCCGTGGTCGGCCGGCGTCACCACGTTCACCACTTCGTCGCTCGTTTGGGCGCTCAGCAGGCGCTCGCGCACGTGCGGCGCGAGCACCGCCTCCGGGTTCTGCAACTCGCCCGTACCGACCACCACCCATCCCTGGGGCAGCGTGACGGAATACTCGAAGTTGCCGTATCCCTGGTAGAACTCGGCCCCCAGGTACTGATCGGTGGCCCAGCCGGCGATGTCGTCGTAGACCGCCATGCGGGGGTACCAGTACGCCAGAAAGAGGAAGTCGTCGCGACTCCAGCCCATGCGCCCGCTAACCCCCGCCTGCGGAATCGTGAAGCCGTAGTCGATGTCGATCCGGGCGCTGGCGCCGGGCGCCAACGGGACCGGCAGCCGGATGCCCATGACCGAGCCGTCGACCTGGTAGGCGGGCCCTTCACCCAGCGCCCCGGCGGTCAGCTCGGCGCCGTCGACCGAGACGCGTCCCAGGGACACGCCTCCGGTCACTTCCATCGTTTCCAGCCGACGCGCGCCGCTCGCGTGTGCGTTCTGCGTGAGCTCGAGCACGACCACGCCCAGCGTGTCCGGCGAGCGGTTGTGGTAGTCCATGCGCAGGGAGGCCTCCAGCCGCTTCGAGTCGGGA from Gemmatimonadota bacterium includes the following:
- a CDS encoding Glu/Leu/Phe/Val dehydrogenase dimerization domain-containing protein gives rise to the protein MSDSGASGSMDRLMEAWQGEAVVSRFDRPTGTWIFIAVHDTSLGPAVGGCRMRAYPAPHHGLRDAMRLAEGMTYKWAGIGFPFGGGKSVLAVSRILRGPEREGLLRRFGGLLNVLRGGYVAGEDLGTTPEDMSILAEETQHVHARPGELLDPGPYTALGVFAGIESTVTHTGANAGVIEGLRVLVQGVGDVGVPLARMLAERGAKVLLCDLDEARASSLAGEIGGEVVVAEEAYGRECDVYAPCAVGATLNPGTVEELACAIVAGSANNQLDSPRVADRLAERGIVYVPDYIVNAGGATALPLVAEGATEERIRERVLQVGATVSDILRRAQQSGATPAEAADERVRETLARAARGELQLTVS
- a CDS encoding M28 family metallopeptidase, with the translated sequence MKLAPIARGAITCALFTATPPALGAQTGQSDLMSEYRAVADSLIDAALADSAAWNRLAHMVDRFGHRLSGSESLERALDWILEEMAGDGLENVRAQPVVVPHWVRNAESLALVEPRAADLPMLGLGGSVGTPAGGITAEVLVVASFDELTERADDARGRIVLYDVPFTTYGETVQYRLNGAIEAARVGAVASLIRSVTPYSMRTPHTGTMRYEDGVPRIPHAAITVEDALRLRRLAERGSPPVVHLEMGAETLPDAQSRNVMAEIVGREKPDEVVVIGGHIDSWDVGDGAMDDGGGSVVAWEAVRLMKALGLRPRRTVRVVLWTNEENGLGGARAYALGHADEIDRTVLAIESDAGVFRPVGFGFTGSDEAFDLVRGVGELLEGIAAGEVTRGGGGADIGLLMRGGVPGMGLRVDRSRYFWYHHSAADTLDKLDPEEVALCVAAMAVMAYVVADLPEALPRAEPEEAR
- a CDS encoding superoxide dismutase, encoding MSYPFELPDLPYAHDALEPHIDARTMEIHHGKHHAGYTAKLNAALEAHPDLHDRPIEDLLRGIESLPGSVRGGVRNNGGGFANHALFWSIMSPGGGGEPGGGLAEALAGAFGSFDAFKDEFSAAAGGRFGSGWAWLVVNDGGGAEVYSTANQDSPYMKGHTPILGLDVWEHAYYLHYQNRRPDYVQAWWQTVDWSAVSRNWEATRG
- a CDS encoding M1 family metallopeptidase, with amino-acid sequence MISAPLRGAFPSARDPRLAILPLLAALSSACAGSPATVSPQPAAETDPLSAWPPPRPIARELTPSAVYRGAEEAGTRSASGAPGAAYWQQWTDHSIDVRVDPDSKRLEASLRMDYHNRSPDTLGVVVLELTQNAHASGARRLETMEVTGGVSLGRVSVDGAELTAGALGEGPAYQVDGSVMGIRLPVPLAPGASARIDIDYGFTIPQAGVSGRMGWSRDDFLFLAYWYPRMAVYDDIAGWATDQYLGAEFYQGYGNFEYSVTLPQGWVVVGTGELQNPEAVLAPHVRERLLSAQTSDEVVNVVTPADHGSATLTSADGWLTWSFRADSVRDIAFSATRASNWDAARSSVGDRDGDGAEDWARVDAIWREAAPRWANVWRYAQHAVAFHSRFTGQPYPWSHMSVVEGAGIIGGGMEFPMMTLIGDYNQAGDSALYYVTSHEIAHMWVPMLLANDERRFSWIDEGMTSFLENQSRKEFYPGVDHDQPDRDSYIDGARAGAEGSMMTRSDYHVPGPGFVIASYRKPATLLALLRGVLGDERFEAAYREFHARWRFKHPYPWDFFRTMEDVTGRDLSWFWGSFYDETWTVDHSVDGMSVFEDGSARITIRDLGDAPLPVPVSVTRADGSTVELMVPVERWLLGHRTATLLLEPGAPPTRVEASPSMAWPDVDRSNNVLEPPTT
- a CDS encoding CAP domain-containing protein, with the translated sequence MSSASAPIGWVTALLLVVACAPAGPRRNATLPASPAGPTSALPARDHAPDAEDTEAAEATRPAVDPMVESMIDLVNGHRRTVGCGELRWDQDLAGVALKHSETMRDEGFFDHVDSRGHDAFDRVRRANIAGWTIVAENLALTQRPPEHVLRMWLDSPGHRENLERCTLRRHGIGRADGFWTHVFTG
- a CDS encoding Na+/H+ antiporter NhaC family protein; the protein is MTDLGWISLLPPLLAIALAIASRQVYLSLAAGIWLGGAILEGWHPFAGLARAVDMTVAVLADAGSARAILFTLVIGSLIATVESAGGVRGFVNEIERRSLVTNARRAQLLPYILGILIFIESNITVLVAGAIGRPLFDRFRVSREKLAYIIDSTSAAVCIMIPLNAWGAYVLGLLGGLGVANPLVTFGRSMPYNFYAIGAIVLTGIVVSTGWNIGPMRRAEERSREGRVLSEGASPMVDPDVISPEPDAGIEPRARNMILPILAMVAMMPVGLYVTGGGDVRAGSGSTSVLWAVLFGLAVSWALLLGQRAMRIDRLTQIAIKGAGGLIPMAVVLLLALSLADVAEALGTGAYVAQVVTGRLAPAALLPLIFVVAGFTAFSTGTSWGTFAIMMPIAVPTAVTLGLPVAPFVAASLSGGIFGDHSSPISDTTIISSMASATDHVDHVRTQLPYALIAGGVAAAAFAIAGATM
- a CDS encoding divalent metal cation transporter; protein product: MHAPTTSGKPRLTGHELMRSLGPGLLWAGAAIGVSHLVQSTRAGASAGLALAGVILAALVLKYPFFEFAPRYAAATRQSLVEGYARIGRWALWLYLAITLVSSVVVDAAVILLTAFLLRVTLGLTWPIAAVAGALYVACAALLAVGRYRLLDAALKLILAALAASTLVAAAVALPRVDVSTLSLIPEIGGDAGVSFAFLLALAGWMPTAIDLSVWSSLWTLAKDRSTGFVTSVEAARADFLVGYIGTGVLAFAFVILGAAVMFGSEAAFSPQGGEFSLQLIDLYEATLGAWTRPFVMVAVLTTMLSTSLTVIDGFPRALERTIRVLREGVPPAPAESAGPPSPEEAGGGRGYWISLACLGVAVTIVLTLFAGSLTTMADFATIVSFLTAPVLGYLNLRVIRGREVPERHRPGKGLVALAWVGIIAMSAFGIVYLIARVS
- a CDS encoding DoxX family protein, which codes for MDIVVPVGRVLFASMFVLAGMNHFVSHAEVTRDARSKGVPAAGVMIALTGLMLLAGGWSVLLGYRVDIGGWILVAFLVPTSFVMHAFWQETDPARMEIERAHFLKNLSMTGAALLLTHFGSGPYGIG